One window of Quercus robur chromosome 5, dhQueRobu3.1, whole genome shotgun sequence genomic DNA carries:
- the LOC126725713 gene encoding protein FAR1-RELATED SEQUENCE 6-like isoform X1, whose translation MGRRWLSAGLWVSAAGGSISTVMEEASLSSEQVPDSECNEIQKEEDGVMTELDYQNGLSEGRKEFVAPAVGMEFESYDDAYNYYNCYAKEAGFRVRVKNSWFKRNSREKYGAVLCCSSQGFKRVKDVNRLRKETRTGCPAMIRMRLVDSKRWRILEVTLEHNHLLGTKVYKSIKKMGSGTKRKSESNSDAEVQTVKLYRALVIDAGGNGGSNSNAREVGNFTDHPNQLSLKKGDTQAIYNYLCRMQLANSNFFYLMDLNNEGRLRNVFWVDARSRAACCYFSDVIYFDNTYLSNKYEIPLVALVGINHHGQSVLLGCGLLAGETTESYIWLFKAWLTCMSGRPPQTIITDRCKALQSAIAEMFPKSLHRFGLAHIMKRVPEKLGGLRNYDAIRKAMIKAVYEALKVIEFETAWVFMVQRFGVGDHEWLRSLYEDRVRWAPVYLKDTFFAGMSAARPGDILNPFFDRYVHKQTPLKEFLDKYELALHKKHKEEVLADIESRSSSPLLKTRCSFELQLSKVYTREIFKKFQYEVEEMYSCFSTTQLHIDGPIVIFLVKERVLGEGNRREIRDYEVLYNRAAGEVRCICSCFNFYGYLCRHALCVLNFNGVEEVPPKYILSRWKKDYKRLYIPDVGSGSVDATDCVQWFNQLYRSALQVVEEGVISLDHYNVALQAFEESLNRVHDVDGRQALPAFEESLNRVHDVESRQE comes from the exons ATGGGTCGGCGGTGGCTAAGTGCTGGTCTGTGGGTTTCAGCGGCTGGTGGGTCAATCTCAACGGTG ATGGAAGAAGCCTCCCTTAGCAGTGAGCAGGTGCCCGATAGTGAGTGCAATGAGattcaaaaagaagaagatggtgtAATGACAGAATTAGATTATCAAAATGGTCTCTCTGAAGGAAGGAAGGAGTTTGTTGCACCTGCTGTTGGAATGGAGTTTGAGTCATATGATGATGCTTACAATTACTATAATTGCTATGCTAAGGAAGCGGGGTTTCGTGTTAGAGTGAAGAATTCATGGTTCAAGCGTAATAGCAGAGAGAAGTATGGTGCAGTACTTTGTTGCAGCAGCCAGGGTTTTAAAAGAGTTAAAGATGTAAATCGTTTAAGAAAGGAAACAAGAACCGGTTGCCCTGCAATGATAAGAATGAGATTAGTTGACTCCAAAAGGTGGAGGATACTTGAAGTTACACTTGAACACAACCATTTATTAGGTACCAAGGTCTACAAATCAATTAAGAAGATGGGCAGCGGAACTAAAAGGAAATCAGAGTCAAATTCTGATGCAGAAGTACAAACAGTCAAGTTGTACAGAGCACTTGTGATAGATGCAGGAGGCAATGGGGGCTCAAATTCAAATGCAAGAGAAGTCGGGAATTTCACTGATCATCCCAATCAGCTGAGCCTAAAAAAGGGTGACACACAAGCCATTTATAACTATCTCTGCCGTATGCAATTGGCTAATTCGAACTTCTTTTACTTGATGGATCTCAACAACGAAGGGCGTTTGAGGAATGTGTTTTGGGTTGATGCTAGATCTAGGGCTGCATGTTGTTACTTTAGTgatgttatttattttgacaacaCATATTTGTCAAACAAATATGAGATCCCTCTTGTGGCACTTGTTGGAATAAATCACCATGGCCAATCGGTATTGCTTGGGTGTGGCCTGCTTGCAGGTGAGACAACAGAATCTTATATTTGGTTGTTCAAAGCTTGGCTTACGTGCATGTCAGGACGCCCTCCACAAACTATTATTACTGATAGGTGTAAGGCTTTGCAGAGTGCAATTGCAGAGATGTTTCCAAAATCTCTCCATCGTTTTGGTTTGGCACACATTATGAAAAGAGTTCCAGAAAAATTGGGAGGGTTACGCAACTATGATGCAATCAGGAAAGCAATGATTAAAGCAGTTTATGAAGCTTTGAAGGTGATTGAATTTGAAACTGCATGGGTATTTATGGTCCAGCGATTTGGAGTTGGTGATCATGAGTGGCTTCGATCTTTGTATGAAGATCGAGTTAGGTGGGCACCGGTTTATCTGAAAGACACATTTTTTGCTGGAATGTCTGCTGCACGTCCAGGTGACATACTGAAtcctttttttgatagatatgTGCATAAACAAACTCCTTTGAAAGAATTTCTTGATAAGTATGAATTGGCTCTACATAAGAAGCACAAGGAAGAAGTCCTTGCAGATATTGAGTCAAGAAGCTCAAGCCCCTTACTGAAAACAAGATGTTCTTTTGAGTTGCAGCTCTCCAAAGTGTACACAAGAGAAATATTTAAGAAGTTCCAATATGAAGTGGAAGAGATGTATTCTTGTTTTAGCACAACACAGTTGCACATTGATGGGCCAATCGTAATATTCTTGGTCAAGGAGCGTGTTTTGGGTGAGGGAAATAGGAGGGAGATTAGGGATTATGAAGTTCTATACAACAGAGCAGCAGGCGAGGTTCGTTGTATTTGCAGTTGCTTTAACTTCTATGGGTACCTATGCCGGCACGCATTGTGTGTGCTTAATTTTAATGGGGTGGAGGAGGTCCCTCCTAAATACATTCTGTCACGATGGAAAAAGGATTACAAGCGCTTGTACATTCCTGATGTTGGCTCTGGTAGTGTAGATGCTACTGATTGTGTGCAGTGGTTTAATCAATTATACCGAAGTGCCTTGCAAGTTGTTGAGGAGGGGGTGATTTCTCTAGACCATTACAATGTGGCATTGCAAGCTTTTGAGGAATCACTGAATAGGGTTCATGATGTAGATGGCAGGCAGGCATTGCCAGCTTTTGAGGAGTCATTGAATAGGGTTCATGATGTAGAAAGCAGACAGGaataa
- the LOC126725713 gene encoding protein FAR1-RELATED SEQUENCE 6-like isoform X2, which produces MEEASLSSEQVPDSECNEIQKEEDGVMTELDYQNGLSEGRKEFVAPAVGMEFESYDDAYNYYNCYAKEAGFRVRVKNSWFKRNSREKYGAVLCCSSQGFKRVKDVNRLRKETRTGCPAMIRMRLVDSKRWRILEVTLEHNHLLGTKVYKSIKKMGSGTKRKSESNSDAEVQTVKLYRALVIDAGGNGGSNSNAREVGNFTDHPNQLSLKKGDTQAIYNYLCRMQLANSNFFYLMDLNNEGRLRNVFWVDARSRAACCYFSDVIYFDNTYLSNKYEIPLVALVGINHHGQSVLLGCGLLAGETTESYIWLFKAWLTCMSGRPPQTIITDRCKALQSAIAEMFPKSLHRFGLAHIMKRVPEKLGGLRNYDAIRKAMIKAVYEALKVIEFETAWVFMVQRFGVGDHEWLRSLYEDRVRWAPVYLKDTFFAGMSAARPGDILNPFFDRYVHKQTPLKEFLDKYELALHKKHKEEVLADIESRSSSPLLKTRCSFELQLSKVYTREIFKKFQYEVEEMYSCFSTTQLHIDGPIVIFLVKERVLGEGNRREIRDYEVLYNRAAGEVRCICSCFNFYGYLCRHALCVLNFNGVEEVPPKYILSRWKKDYKRLYIPDVGSGSVDATDCVQWFNQLYRSALQVVEEGVISLDHYNVALQAFEESLNRVHDVDGRQALPAFEESLNRVHDVESRQE; this is translated from the coding sequence ATGGAAGAAGCCTCCCTTAGCAGTGAGCAGGTGCCCGATAGTGAGTGCAATGAGattcaaaaagaagaagatggtgtAATGACAGAATTAGATTATCAAAATGGTCTCTCTGAAGGAAGGAAGGAGTTTGTTGCACCTGCTGTTGGAATGGAGTTTGAGTCATATGATGATGCTTACAATTACTATAATTGCTATGCTAAGGAAGCGGGGTTTCGTGTTAGAGTGAAGAATTCATGGTTCAAGCGTAATAGCAGAGAGAAGTATGGTGCAGTACTTTGTTGCAGCAGCCAGGGTTTTAAAAGAGTTAAAGATGTAAATCGTTTAAGAAAGGAAACAAGAACCGGTTGCCCTGCAATGATAAGAATGAGATTAGTTGACTCCAAAAGGTGGAGGATACTTGAAGTTACACTTGAACACAACCATTTATTAGGTACCAAGGTCTACAAATCAATTAAGAAGATGGGCAGCGGAACTAAAAGGAAATCAGAGTCAAATTCTGATGCAGAAGTACAAACAGTCAAGTTGTACAGAGCACTTGTGATAGATGCAGGAGGCAATGGGGGCTCAAATTCAAATGCAAGAGAAGTCGGGAATTTCACTGATCATCCCAATCAGCTGAGCCTAAAAAAGGGTGACACACAAGCCATTTATAACTATCTCTGCCGTATGCAATTGGCTAATTCGAACTTCTTTTACTTGATGGATCTCAACAACGAAGGGCGTTTGAGGAATGTGTTTTGGGTTGATGCTAGATCTAGGGCTGCATGTTGTTACTTTAGTgatgttatttattttgacaacaCATATTTGTCAAACAAATATGAGATCCCTCTTGTGGCACTTGTTGGAATAAATCACCATGGCCAATCGGTATTGCTTGGGTGTGGCCTGCTTGCAGGTGAGACAACAGAATCTTATATTTGGTTGTTCAAAGCTTGGCTTACGTGCATGTCAGGACGCCCTCCACAAACTATTATTACTGATAGGTGTAAGGCTTTGCAGAGTGCAATTGCAGAGATGTTTCCAAAATCTCTCCATCGTTTTGGTTTGGCACACATTATGAAAAGAGTTCCAGAAAAATTGGGAGGGTTACGCAACTATGATGCAATCAGGAAAGCAATGATTAAAGCAGTTTATGAAGCTTTGAAGGTGATTGAATTTGAAACTGCATGGGTATTTATGGTCCAGCGATTTGGAGTTGGTGATCATGAGTGGCTTCGATCTTTGTATGAAGATCGAGTTAGGTGGGCACCGGTTTATCTGAAAGACACATTTTTTGCTGGAATGTCTGCTGCACGTCCAGGTGACATACTGAAtcctttttttgatagatatgTGCATAAACAAACTCCTTTGAAAGAATTTCTTGATAAGTATGAATTGGCTCTACATAAGAAGCACAAGGAAGAAGTCCTTGCAGATATTGAGTCAAGAAGCTCAAGCCCCTTACTGAAAACAAGATGTTCTTTTGAGTTGCAGCTCTCCAAAGTGTACACAAGAGAAATATTTAAGAAGTTCCAATATGAAGTGGAAGAGATGTATTCTTGTTTTAGCACAACACAGTTGCACATTGATGGGCCAATCGTAATATTCTTGGTCAAGGAGCGTGTTTTGGGTGAGGGAAATAGGAGGGAGATTAGGGATTATGAAGTTCTATACAACAGAGCAGCAGGCGAGGTTCGTTGTATTTGCAGTTGCTTTAACTTCTATGGGTACCTATGCCGGCACGCATTGTGTGTGCTTAATTTTAATGGGGTGGAGGAGGTCCCTCCTAAATACATTCTGTCACGATGGAAAAAGGATTACAAGCGCTTGTACATTCCTGATGTTGGCTCTGGTAGTGTAGATGCTACTGATTGTGTGCAGTGGTTTAATCAATTATACCGAAGTGCCTTGCAAGTTGTTGAGGAGGGGGTGATTTCTCTAGACCATTACAATGTGGCATTGCAAGCTTTTGAGGAATCACTGAATAGGGTTCATGATGTAGATGGCAGGCAGGCATTGCCAGCTTTTGAGGAGTCATTGAATAGGGTTCATGATGTAGAAAGCAGACAGGaataa